The nucleotide sequence TATCTAGGTATTATGTCGATTTATATTTTCCTAGACAAGCGTGTCCCCCTCAGTAGAAATTGGATATAGTAGTCTACTATTAGTAGACTATGTATTGCTAAAAGTAACCTAGGAATTTCCTTCGAAAATGTGGATGGTGGATTTAGTCAGATAATGCCCATGTTTTCGTTTAATTATCGTTTGAAGAATGCTTGAGAAAAATAGCAGCTGTTTAATGTTCAATAGTCGTATTGCACATTCTAGTGATGATACTATTACGGTTTTCCGGAATCCCTATAACTGGGTCAACTACGGCTCGGAATTCCGCAAAGCGTGGAATACAGCAGCTACTATTAGCATAGTTCCTGGTAGATAAAAACATTAATAGGTGTGCTGCACTGGTGTGCATATCTGCACACGTAAAACGATTATTATAAATCTATCGTCAAAATCTCTAGatattcaaaagaaataaaattatttgttaagtTCATCATTTGACTTCATTCGTTTAGGAATATTACGGTTCTTTTGATCttctaataaaattcataaaccTTTACAAAGCGAAGTTCAAAAgcttattaaaatgtttttggcCAAATTAAGGATTAAAAAGTGAGCTAGCTTGTTACTTTGCTGTGGCTACTGGTAAATAAGATTTTcattattacaattttatgtTGCGGTTAATCTCTAGCTAGGATTTAACCAATTTAAAAGAGAAGATTATAAGGTAAACTTAAAGATGCACTTACGTTATCGTAACTTTTGAGTttataatttaatgaaattatggTCAATTACTTGTCAATTACTTAACTAGACTTAACTAGACTCTCTATTATACTGCAGAGGATGCAGTGATTAATTCTCAgtttttaattcatttactCTCAGTAAGCCCAAATaggtagtacctacatattaaactaaaatattatgtcattcAGTAAAAATAGCAACATTTTCGATATgattaatgaataataatataaacttacaatgataatattgtaacaaaaacatctttatcAACAAAAACCACTGGGTTGGATCATATTCTCAACAACATTCTGTTAATTAACAAATGTTTACAAATTCGAATGAAAACAAACGAAATGTTtggattaaataataataaggtaAAACTGTTGTTTATGTTATTTACTGGAATGATGATCTATTTCACCTATAAAAAAAAGAAGGTTTACAGCTCCCAGGCATTGATGAAACGTAAGATTTACCTACTGCGGAGTGCATGataatatcgatacctctgggctcaaaggtcgtaaaggacaaagtacgacttttcaggagaagcaaaaaacgtttttttatttttttattcgacgataacttttttgttttttgagctattaaattatgacttatgaagaaagtgcttagaattcacagcattttccgaagaggtattgaaaaactggactagagctgtatttactgagatagatttcctttacgccctcaaaattacaataaaaagacctttacgcccctcaaatattcgtcctaggcaagttactcaggacgtaagtctatttttatttcacaaaactacaaaactaaggtaataaatgacaatttacatagttttgtaggttttcatgggtcgtaacgggacacccaggtaaggtattatgaaagggtaaattgatgatttagcttaaatatttaatatttaatggtGTTTGGTACataatataccatttcttcacatatttttaatgaattatggtcttttaaatgaaataaaatgattttccctagcttcataatttaatgcacacaatttatgaaactatttaagtagaagttttgatatctttgaactagaagaaactatttccgatataaaagctaatttagaaaataaataatatgatgcttttaaataaaacttcataaatgtctactttacaggaaaaaccgaaaccaatttaattttatttatttatttaatcattattattgtttagaaaaactacaaatagcgaatttaattccatagggcaatctgtccaccagttgaccttatgataatgcagatagaatagaattattaaggacaaacgaaaaccaaactatattaattatttattatattatttaaaaagaatttagaataattattattctaaattctaaataaattaaacattattaattcatagtagcttaaaataatgtcattgtacttggtataaaagtagaaaagttaggtaagtaagattacaagtaggaagattttaattccagtaaagtacatccacttactttactcctacataataccgtttttaaaagccaattatttttaatataaaaatataacttcgaaaaaaaaactgtattcacgctttttagtagatTAAGTCTCAACATATATTTTcccatgttgtgtaaatatttttcctactagttattctttattagctgatccaaataactttagaaactatactaatttattataatgtatgtaaaagtgctttttttaagcctatttacagaaataaatgagttttaatgagtttttttagtttaatgagtttttaattgtaacagtcaaaactcaaaagtggttttgaccaagggcgttagtcaaaattactaggaaatcattaaaaataattataaagtgtagtatttgtgtgatttgtgcatacaaaataatgacacctaAGGTACTATAGTAagatgactttttttttcataatatttttaacaaatctagctttttcattttctcaatttttatgatgactatcctaacttaattaggtaatacgttattttataccatgtttttattttcttaaatcatcttttaataattatcttatacctgacaaatacctagtttcttcaaatatgagaaataataaaaagcaacattactttacccgatgtgggtagatatcatcattttatatgtacaaaacacataaatgttacaatctaaaatagttttaataatataacTATTTTAGATTGTAACATTTAtgtgtaaatataaatatttttgatgattttttaggttctttcatttgttccaaacgcacatagttaaatactataagaaacgtctataaaatttaccttcacagttattttaatatcctcactgtgtagatttttaaaatatttgtttagataatctaagggcgtaaaggacaaattatttagacttgggtatgaaaatgtaaggttgtataggacaatagatatactacatgtacattatacgcccaaaaatttgtgtttacttgttctttactaccatggtaactgtactaaaaaatcaaatggtatttacatcccaattttcacgatgaattctgtttagcttatcaaatatgatgggtcgtaaaggcactttttttgggaatttcaacaaactaaatatacagatcgatagagaattaaattctgagtaaaactgtataaataactcattttcggtattttgtcctttacgacctttgagcccagaggtatcgatatgcgGTCGGTGATATCAGAAGCATATTTATGGGGGCTTAGAAAGTCTGACACCGGTGTTGTTACTTGTTGACccttgattgaaaaatattttcttattgaaaatattatttatctcGAGACTAAAATCCCGCGTCTTCCTAAGTAATCTCCtgcttacacccgtattcacaaacgatgcttgcttaaatgaagcagcaaatcgaacgcacagcgttaaatagaactctgtgattggttcgtgatCGTGttccctgtgcgtccacgcgcaatgtgagacctcatagtgcaTAGTGAAtatagtgatgtttgtgaatacgggcgttagtcttctAATATAAACGGATAGAATCTCGGCAATGGTTACTtaagttaacaaaaaaacaacCATTTCATTATGCgacgaaaataaatatttatctccGGTCATTGCACTTTTTACAGTTTTACAGCATGGGGTGTCATAATTTGTTTGAGTGTTTATTTAATGTACTGTAATGAGGACATTCCCGATAGCTACTTACCACGAACGTCGAGTGTCGTGTGTTGTTGAAAATTTATGCTTTTTCAGTTCACCCAGTCTAGgtgttttttcaataaaatggtATGTTTCACACTTTAGTAGGTAGCTAATTTTTTAAGTACGAGATCCGATCTGCATCCATCTgtttattcaattaaaaatcCTACTAGTACAGTTATTTACTcaatcatttaatttaaaagatgtCTCCCCTACGAAGCAAGTATGAAGATTACAAAACTTTGCTTTCCAAACACACAAAGTACTGCTGCTGCGTATTGCGTCGATATAGGTACATAATCCAATGTTGATTTAGCTTAGTATCCACAACCTCGACAAAGTAAACAAGGactgacatttaattttaaacagtgTTACATACTGGCGAAGGCGACGACGACGTTGCCTTCAGAATAGAAAATAATGGATTGTTGAGGAATTATGTATTGCAGTTAGTTATGTTAATAAAAGGTCCATAAGCACAGCAATATACAGGGGAAGTATGGATACACGTCGTGGTATTAGAGATCCTGAGCCCCTGACATTTTCCAACATCTacctatatctatactaatattataaatgcgaaagtaactctgtctgtcctgctttcacgcctaaaccactgaaccgattttgatgaaatttggcatagagatagtttgagtcctgggaaaggatataggatagtttttatcccggttttagaaacagggacgcgcgcgtcGTAAAGTTTTTctgagacagacaaaattccacgcgggcgaagccgcgggcggaaagctagtgaccaataaagtaaaaatgaaaaaaaaaaaggaagtCGCCAGTGAGCTAATACAAAATATCTCAACTATGACAGGAAAAAGAGATTCCGTGTGCAGTTTTGGGTCTGCCATCGGACGCGTCACCGCAACCCGGTTGCGGATAGGGGACGGCCAGTCCTGGGGAGGGTACCGGTTTACTGGCGCGGGCGGAGAGAAACCCAAACGGAGTTAAGAAACGGAGTTAagctaggacaataactcgcgagTTATAGCGGCGTCGTTTAATTGGGTTCCGTTGGACACCATCGGGTTTTAGTAGGTAGGCCCCATGTGGGCAGTGGAGAGACCAGCATAACGTCGTTGAAAAGGGCGGCCCCATCGGTCAGTACCCACTGGCTAAACACGCATACCGATGCGCAAAGTATTTCCCGAAATCCcgacaaaaaaagaaaaagagagaaatatataaattatcataattttgtttttaccaGTTAGTGTAATCTCTATAATCTTGAAAGGGAAGGAAGCTTCATTACAGAAGATAGTTTCAATATGACTTCCTGCTGGTTTGTGTCGATGAGTCATATTGATCTGAAGATCTGAGTTGGAAGAGAGAATTAATATGCaccaacaaaaacaataataataataaatactgtaAATTGTTGTGAACATAACTAGCCTCAATAATAATTTGGTCAGAAGTtattaatgttatgaatttaatAAGACCTAAAGACCTTTGTTAAGAGCACTAAATAGTCCACAGACTAAATTACTAACTCAAGGTATGTGAACATAGCCAACCTTGATAGAAAGAATTATAACTTACATATAATATACACCAGCTGagtacattattatgtaggtatggtgGACATCTGTATCTGTATGTAAATAAAGAGAAAACATAAATTGATAACAGCTGGAATTGATAACCTTTGCACAGAGATAAGTCTGAAATCTGTTGATTGTGCAAAATATCCATAACAATGTTTTGTGTAATGTACTTATTGCATAAACTGgtgttttttataaagttgctTTGTTTCACCCAATTAATTTCAGTCCGGCAAAAGGCAACCCCAAAACATGACAACTGTCTATCTGTAAAACCCCACCCCCACAAACTtttcagtagtttttttaattatcatttaTAAATCTACCGTGTTGTGTTGTTGTTCCCTAAAAACACAATATGGATAGCTTTTGGAACAATTTTAGTAGGAAAATATGTtttctaggtacctacctagttaataagttttttctttgttgtagttttcttaaaACAATGGCCCATCATGCGTTCAGCGTAAGTAATCCCACATATGATAGATATTTATTCTCAAGGATTTACAATGGTCACAAGATTTTATTTATCGGTTGATTGAATAACTTTGCTAAAACTGGGCAATTGAAAAGGAAGTATTGTTCCTATTACCttttctttgtattattttcatacaaaaatatttaaaatattacaaagaagaaataaacatcaaaatgtttttatatttaaaatctgCATTCAGCACTGAAGACAATTACCTAAATACAATAGCTACAGCTATAGTATgataatactatttttaaattgtaaaacaATCTTTGCTGCTTTTAAAATACTTACACATTTAACACACAGTTAGCTAACTCACTTCAATTTCATGATGTCATATTGGTCATAAAACATCTGGGGACTTATATCTATAATcattaataatataaaacttTACTCACATGCTTCCAGGTTCTGATGAATCAGGTGCGCCTTAGCTTAGCTTTTATACGATTAGTTTCTTCTCATTTCTATTGAAACTAGCGGCGCAAAAGTTTTTCTACTGTGCATGAACTAATGAACTGTTTTATTAATTGAATTAACACCAGCTAAGGTGAAGGGTGACCGTATTATTGAATCAATGCAAGAAAACTCAGTATTGAGATATTAAACAGGTTTTATGAATCGCTATGCTGATCAAAAACCAAGTTTTTAATCCAATTGGAAATGTGAGTGAACTTAGATCTCCGGTAAATTGATATTCAAAAGGATTTCTCGAAGGAAATGGAATAGAGTATCTTCAAAAATACAATAACCACTTTTTCAAAAGGCACCCACCACTTCTGAACACTGAGATTAGTAAAACAAATTGCAATTTCAATGCAAATCCGATAAAAAACGAACAAGAGGCGTTTACTGCTATGCGCATCTGTCAATTTTTTACGCTTCAAAACCGTTCAAAACATAGATCACCACAGCGCCATCTAACTACGCTCACAGAGTCACAGAGTCCCTCTTTGTGTTTTTTGACGTCAATGAATGATGTCGCCGCAATCGGTGATTGGCAGAATATTCCATTTCGAGAATAGCAGCTAGAGCTAGAGCAGCATGTAACTTTCCCAAAGCATTTGGCACTACACgaaacttaatttttgtttccaaaaaaattacaatattcaCAAACTtataaaacaaaactaaaaaaaaccaATAAAATAGGTACGACTACTTTTATTACATTACTACTATTTTTAGTACTTTTTTTAGGCTGGCAGCAGCACTGTTGCTCTGTTCCATTTCGtgagaaaaaaatctttttgtagttttgtacTTTCAACAGCTTACTTTTCTACTTGTTCTTGATTCTCAAGTACACGTGTCAAAATACCaaagcaaaaaataaacaagaacAAGACACAATTAGCGAAAAAAATGGAAGGTTCATTTTCttagtcaaaatattatttttgtattattttgagTAAATGAAATGGTTTTCTTCGATATAAAGTGCAAATGTTGATCTCAAAAAGAAGTTCCATCACCATGTACAATACGATAATATGTATACTATCTTCAAAATTCTAATCTTATCAGTTTGATGATTAGATTATGATCAAAATTGTTTCTGTTctttttacttattattaatcATTGCCAGTGATGATTTAACAGAATACTTATGCGAAATGTCTACCCCGAATTGCAATGAAGAGGATGAGACGTATCCTCTTCATGAGTGTGTATTCATTGGAGATGTTCGAAAGCTGTCATCGCTGCTAAGGCTAAACGATGTGACGCGTAAAGACAAGCATGGTAACACGGCACTACACCTAGCCGTGATGCTAGGGCGGAAAGAGTGTGTGCAACTACTACTGGCTCACAGCGCACCAGTCAAAGTGAAGAACCTCGCAGGCTGGTCACCACTGGCCGAAGCCATCAGCTATGGCGATCGGCAAACCATATCGTCACTCGTCCGAAAACTCAAACAACAAGCTCGCGAGCAGATGGAACTCCGAAGACCTGACCTTATTCGTGCTCTTTCTCAGATACAAGATTTCTACATGGAGCTAAAGTGGGACTTTCATTCGTGGGTACCCTTAGTCTCGAGAATTTTACCATCTGATCTGTGCAAAATCTACAAATCCGGATCTGGTATTAGATTAGACACAACATTGGTTGATTTTTCTGACATGAAATGGGAAAGAGGAGATatatcatttatttttcaaggcgagaaACCACCAAGTGAGTCACTTACTGTATTAGATAATAAGGCAAAAGTATATCAACGAGTGCGCTATGAGGAAACTGAAAATGAGATTGAAGATGAAGTTGATATTCTAATGTCAAGTGATATTTTGGCAGCTCAAATGTCCACCAAAGGAATATCATTCTCTAGGGCCCAATCAGGTTGGATATTCCGTGAAGACCGCAAAGAAACAATCGCAGGTCTGTATCGAAGTGATATCTATACGATTACAGGTCTTGTTTTAGAGTCACGCAAACGCAGAGAACATTTATCGACAGATGATCTACAGAAAAATAAAGCCATCATTGAAAGTCTTACAAAGGGTAACACACAGAATTTAGATACAAACGGTGAGACTACACGGAGGGCTTCCTTGAATCCACCGCCTGAAACTGGAGTAGACTGGACTGCATACATATCATCTCCCCCTGGGCAATACCCCAGCTTGGGCCGTGAGCTAGTATACAAAGAATCTTCGAGAAACTTCAGAGCGACATTGGCCATGAGTGATGACTTTCCATTGAGTGTCGATATGCTATTAAATGTTCTGGAAGTGATAGCACCATTCAAGCATTTTGCGAAATTACGTCAATTCGTGGCTATGAAATTGCCGAAAGGTTTTCCAGTGAAAATAGACATACCAATTTTACCCACAGTGACAGCAAAAATTACTTTCCAAAAGTTTGATTTTCGTGATGATCTATCGGAGGACCTCTTCGTTATTCCTGAGGACTTTGTGGAGGATCCTCTGAGATTCCCTGACTTATGACGCTTTGATATTCTAACACTGTTTGAAATAAGTGAGAGGCAGATGTGGCGGCGCGAGGCGAGGCGGGGCCGGCGCCGGCCGGGCCGCGGCGCGCGCTGCTACCCCGCGGCGCACGGCATGCTCACTATCGAATTCCCGATGTTGTTTGGCCTGGGAAGCTCCTACTCCAGCCATTGTGTCCTATTAGTTGAGTAGTGAAATTTTGTGTGACATTATGGTGAAGTCTTGTGTTATACAGATTGAGTTCTTAGACAGTGTTAGAATGATGATAATGCATAGTACCTAAACAAAATTTACCAGCCTACAAACACTTACCAATATAGTTTCATAGTTTAATGTTATTTGTAcgttaatataatttaactttataCAGCGAATGTAATAAACATTCAATATTCAATACACACTTAATTCCAATGTGTAAAGACAGTAAATTATATGtttttctaaaatgtttttgtagAGTATGGTTAAATACATAATTCCTCGCTCATTCACTGTATTGCGTCCATAAAGGTGTAATTATGCTTTcttatttctattgtttttatttatttataagtattagaaaataatttaatatattattaatatttatcaaTCCTTTATTAACTTTACTAAGTGGCACCCTGGTCCTAGTATTTGGAGACTAGGGTGACAAAATTTCACAGTTGG is from Ostrinia nubilalis chromosome 2, ilOstNubi1.1, whole genome shotgun sequence and encodes:
- the LOC135083520 gene encoding ankyrin repeat domain-containing protein 13C, which codes for MSTPNCNEEDETYPLHECVFIGDVRKLSSLLRLNDVTRKDKHGNTALHLAVMLGRKECVQLLLAHSAPVKVKNLAGWSPLAEAISYGDRQTISSLVRKLKQQAREQMELRRPDLIRALSQIQDFYMELKWDFHSWVPLVSRILPSDLCKIYKSGSGIRLDTTLVDFSDMKWERGDISFIFQGEKPPSESLTVLDNKAKVYQRVRYEETENEIEDEVDILMSSDILAAQMSTKGISFSRAQSGWIFREDRKETIAGLYRSDIYTITGLVLESRKRREHLSTDDLQKNKAIIESLTKGNTQNLDTNGETTRRASLNPPPETGVDWTAYISSPPGQYPSLGRELVYKESSRNFRATLAMSDDFPLSVDMLLNVLEVIAPFKHFAKLRQFVAMKLPKGFPVKIDIPILPTVTAKITFQKFDFRDDLSEDLFVIPEDFVEDPLRFPDL